One stretch of Mobula birostris isolate sMobBir1 chromosome 5, sMobBir1.hap1, whole genome shotgun sequence DNA includes these proteins:
- the f2rl2 gene encoding proteinase-activated receptor 2, whose amino-acid sequence MTLAILLACALVIPACHAAKGRSFIGKTTNDSDPDSPLSVNKFAASVLTSGLTTIFLPLVYIIVFIIGLPTNAMALWVFAFRTKIKHPATIYMANLALADLLFVIWLPLKISYHLNGNNWIFGEGMCKVLVVFFYGNMYCSILFITCLSVQRYWVVVKPISQARRKNKIAYVVSIFIWILIVFGTMPLYLNIQQTAQITDLNITTCHDVLPEAKLATGMFDYFLSLAIGIYFFPALLTLTAYILMIKTLKASAGEDNIGKGRKRAIRLIITVLVLYLVCFTPSNVVLIVHYYLIKHNQNSNIYALYIISLCLSGINSCIDPFVYYFVSKDFRDHVQNTLRCRSVRTVRSIQASIASLKYSRRSTSYTSASKSHTTTSNC is encoded by the exons ATGACTTTGGCAATATTGTTGGCGTGCGCATTGGTCATTCCTGCTTGTCATGCTGCAA AAGGTCGAAGCTTTATTGGCAAAACTACCAATGACAGTGACCCTGATTCTCCCCTGAGCGTCAATAAGTTTGCTGCATCCGTTCTGACCAGTGGGCTTACTACAATCTTTTTGCCATTGGTCTACATCATTGTGTTCATCATTGGTTTGCCTACAAATGCCATGGCGCTCTGGGTCTTCGCCTTTCGAACGAAAATCAAACATCCAGCAACTATTTACATGGCTAACCTGGCTTTGGCAGATCTGCTGTTCGTTATCTGGTTACCCCTGAAAATTTCATACCATTTGAATGGCAACAATTGGATTTTTGGAGAAGGAATGTGCAAAGTGCTGGTTGTGTTTTTCTATGGAAATATGTACTGCTCCATTTTATTCATAACTTGCCTCAGTGTACAAAGGTACTGGGTTGTTGTAAaaccaatttctcaggcaaggaggAAGAATAAGATTGCTTATGTTGTATCAATTTTCATTTGGATACTGATTGTATTTGGCACAATGCCATTGTATTTAAATATCCAACAAACAGCGCAGATTACTGACCTTAACATTACAACCTGTCATGATGTTCTACCAGAAGCAAAGCTTGCCACAGGCATGTTTGACTATTTTCTGTCTTTGGCTATAGGGATATATTTCTTCCCAGCACTATTGACCTTAACTGCATATATATTGATGATCAAAACATTGAAAGCTTCAGCTGGTGAAGATAACATTGGGAAAGGGCGCAAGAGAGCAATTAGACTGATCATCACCGTTCTTGTGTTGTATTTAGTATGCTTCACTCCCAGCAATGTTGTTCTTATtgtccattattatttgataaAACATAATCAGAACAGCAATATTTATGCTCTTTACATTATAAGCCTTTGTTTATCTGGCATAAATAGTTGCATTGATCCCTTTGTCTATTACTTTGTTTCCAAAGACTTCAGGGATCATGTTCAAAATACATTGCGGTGTCGTAGTGTCAGAACGGTTAGAAGTATCCAGGCTTCCATTGCTTCTCTAAAATATTCCAGAAGATCGACTTCCTATACTTCTGCTAGTAAAAGTCATACCACAACAAGCAACTGTTAA